The Symphalangus syndactylus isolate Jambi chromosome 8, NHGRI_mSymSyn1-v2.1_pri, whole genome shotgun sequence genome includes a window with the following:
- the CHRNA1 gene encoding acetylcholine receptor subunit alpha translates to MEPWPLFLLFSLCSAGLVLGSEHETRLVAKLFKDYSSVVRPVEDHHQVVEVTVGLQLIQLINVDEVNQIVTTNVRLKQQWVDYNLKWNPDDYGGVKKIHIPSEKIWRPDLVLYNNADGDFAIVKFTKVLLDYTGHITWTPPAIFKSYCEIIVTHFPFDEQNCSMKLGTWTYDGSVVAINPESDQPDLSNFMESGEWVIKESRGWKHWVFYSCCPDTPYLDITYHFVMQRLPLYFIVNVIIPCLLFSFLTGLVFYLPTDSGEKMTLSISVLLSLTVFLLVIVELIPSTSSAVPLIGKYMLFTMVFVIASIIITVIVINTHHRSPSTHVMPDWVRKVFIDTIPNIMFFSTMKRPSREKQDKKIFTEDIDISDISGKPGPPPMGFHSPLIKHPEVKSAIEGIKYIAETMKSDQESNNAAEEWKYVAMVMDHILLGVFMLVCIIGTLAVFAGRLIELNQQG, encoded by the exons ATGGAGCCCTGGCCTCTCTTCCTGCTCTTTAGCCTTTGCTCAG CTGGCCTCGTCCTGGGCTCCGAACATGAGACCCGTCTGGTGGCAAAGCTATTTAAAGACTACAGCAGCGTGGTGCGGCCAGTGGAAGACCACCACCAGGTCGTGGAGGTCACCGTGGGCCTGCAGCTGATACAGCTCATCAATGTG gatGAAGTAAATCAGATCGTGACAACCAATGTGCGTCTGAAACAG CAATGGGTAGATTACAACCTAAAATGGAATCCAGATGACTATGGCGGTgtgaaaaaaattcacattccttCAGAAAAGATCTGGCGCCCAGACCTTGTTCTCTATAACAA TGCAGATGGTGACTTTGCTATTGTCAAGTTCACCAAAGTGCTCCTGGACTACACTGGCCACATCACATGGACACCTCCAGCCATCTTTAAAAGCTACTGTGAGATCATCGTCACCCACTTTCCCTTTGATGAACAGAACTGCAGCATGAAGCTGGGCACCTGGACCTATGACGGCTCTGTCGTGGCCATCAACCCG gaaagcgACCAGCCAGACCTGAGCAACTTCATGGAGAGCGGGGAGTGGGTGATCAAGGAGTCCCGGGGCTGGAAGCACTGGGTGTTCTATTCCTGCTGCCCCGACACCCCCTACCTGGACATCACCTACCACTTCGTCATGCAGCGCCTGCCCCTCTACTTCATCGTCAACGTCATCATCCCCTGCCTGCTCTTCTCCTTCTTAACTGGCCTGGTGTTCTACCTGCCCACAGACTCAG gGGAGAAGATGACTCTGAGCATCTCTGTCTTACTGTCTTTGACTGTGTTCCTTCTGGTCATCGTGGAGCTGATCCCCTCCACGTCCAGTGCTGTGCCCTTGATTGGAAAATACATGCTCTTCACCATGGTGTTCGTCATTGcctccatcatcatcactgtcatcgtCATCAACACACACCACCGCTCACCCAGCACCCACGTCATGCCCGACTGGGTGCGGAAG gTTTTTATCGACACTATCCCAAATATCATGTTTTTCTCCACAATGAAAAGACCATCCAGAGAAAAGCAAGACAAAAAGATTTTTACAGAAGACATTGATATCTCTGACATTTCTGGAAAGCCCGGGCCTCCACCCATGGGCTTCCACTCTCCCCTGATCAAACACCCCGAGGTGAAAAGTGCCATCGAGGGCATCAAGTACATCGCAGAGACCATGAAGTCAGACCAGGAGTCTAATAAC GCGGCGGAGGAGTGGAAGTACGTTGCAATGGTGATGGACCACATACTCCTCGGAGTCTTCATGCTCGTCTGCATCATCGGAACCCTAGCTGTGTTTGCAGGTCGACTCATTGAATTAAATCAGCAAGGATGA